The sequence below is a genomic window from Phoenix dactylifera cultivar Barhee BC4 chromosome 16, palm_55x_up_171113_PBpolish2nd_filt_p, whole genome shotgun sequence.
CTACGTGACGTGCCGCTAGAGCCTCCCGTCTCACCACCAAAGACTGCAACCCCAAACCCCCCAATCTAGTCGGCTGACACACAACCTCCCATGCTAATAAGTAAATACCGCCTCTGCCACGACTCCTCCCCCAGATGAAGTTCCTAAAGAGCTGCTCAAGAGTCCTCAGGACCACCACTGGAATGAAAGAGTTGGAGAGAAAGTAAGTGGGAATCAAAGAGAGAACTGACCGAACCATGATCCTCCCCATCATCGATAATGTGGGAATCAAAGAGAGAACTGACCGAACCAAGGTGATCCTCCCCATCATCGATAATGTGGGAATCAAAGAGAGAACTGACCGAACCAAGGTGATCCTCCCCATCATCGATAATGTGTGCATCTGCCATCCCTCCAGTCTATGTCTGATACTGAGCTCCAGAGAGGAACAATCCCTGCTACGTAGCCGCCGACCTGAGAGTGGAATCCCCAAGTATCTCAATGTGCCCTCCTGCTCACCCACCCCCAAAATTTCCAGAATAGAATTCTTCACTGCCAAAGTAGTCTTCGGGCTGAAACATATAGCTGACTTAGAGAAATTAATACATTGACCCGACACAGCACAATAGTCCTGGAGAATCCTACTGATGACACCTGCGGCCTGCCGATTCGACCGGGCTAGCAATAAACAATCATCTGCGAAGAGCATGTGAGAAATCGGTGTAGCCCCCTCCACTGGCCTGTAAACCTCTAACTCATGCAGGGATACAGCCTGTCTGAGAGCTCTCGAGAGCGCATCGGCGCAGATGATGAAGAGCAGGGGGGAGAGGGGGCATCCCTGGCGCAACCCTCTGGAAGACTCAAAGAAACGGGATGGCGTACCATTTACCAAAATGGCAAAAGAGGAGCCCCGAACACAGCCCATAACCCAGCTGATCCACCTCTCGGGAAACCCAAACCCCTGCAAAGACTGCTGTACaaaatcccatctcatcctgtcgtaggccctctccatatcaagcttgatccccatcaagctcctcctcctcggggcCCTACGAAGGTCAAACATAAACTCCTGGGCAATAAGCACGTTGTCTGTGATACTCCGCCCTCCCACAAACGCCCCCTGCTCTGGACTAATCAACCTCGGAAGAATATCCCTCAACCTAACGGCAAGTATTTTCGTTGTGGCCTTGTACAAAGTCGTGCACAGGCTAATCGGGCGGAAGTGGCTCGGCTCAGTAGCATCCTGCCGCTTCGGTATTAGTGTGATGAACGTCCTCTGCCAATCAGTAGACAATGTAGCTGTACTGAAGAACTGCGGTATGGCTGCTATCACATCCTGTCCCACAATTGTCCAATACCTCCGAAAGAACAACGGAGGAAAACCGTCCGGCCCTGGAGCCTTGTCCCCCTCAAGGGACCAGACTGTCTCCCTAATCTCCCTCTCCGAAACCGGCCTGATCAGTGCTGCAGTCTCCTCCTCCGTCACCCCTACACTAGGCAACCGAATATCCACCGGGCTCACACCCCCTGCCTCCTCAGTCCACCTGGCCCTGAAAAAACTCTCCAAAATCCTCGGAATCATATCCGGATCCTCCGATAACTGTCCATCCTCGCCTCTGATGACTCTAATCCTGTTCTGATGTCTTCTGATCAATGTCGCCTGATGGAAGAATCTAGTATTTCGGTCCCCCTCCACAATCCACTGTACCCTGGACTTCTGTCTCCAAAGTATCTCCTGCTGTCTAAGAAGAGAATCATGTAGTGCCAAGTGTGATCTAAGCTCTCCCATCTCCTCCTCCGATAAACCTCCACTCTGGACCTCCTGGGTCTGCAGTCTGGTGATGGCCTCCTCTGTATCCTCAATCCCCCTGAAGATGTTCCCCACCTCCTCACGGTTCCACCTCCTCAACCGTCTTCTCGTCAGTTCCAACCTTCGGGACATCCGGTACATAGCA
It includes:
- the LOC120104120 gene encoding uncharacterized protein LOC120104120; this translates as MVISEGSGNPWVLAAVYASTEFRERRVLWEEASHLIGQGHPLLMAGDFNCIVGSHEKMGGKPFTYKRKIKEFQEFLDSNGLVDLGFSGPQFTWCNNQQGWARVWERLDRACATAGWVQCFPEHHVRHLPRIASDHYPLLVSTEALIPICSPFRFEKFWLCYPRSWEMVREAWSVPVRGDAMYRMSRRLELTRRRLRRWNREEVGNIFRGIEDTEEAITRLQTQEVQSGGLSEEEMGELRSHLALHDSLLRQQEILWRQKSRVQWIVEGDRNTRFFHQATLIRRHQNRIRVIRGEDGQLSEDPDMIPRILESFFRARWTEEAGGVSPVDIRLPSVGVTEEETAALIRPVSEREIRETVWSLEGDKAPGPDGFPPLFFRRYWTIVGQDVIAAIPQFFSTATLSTDWQRTFITLIPKRQDATEPSHFRPISLCTTLYKATTKILAVRLRDILPRLISPEQGAFVGGRSITDNVLIAQEFIGLRQGCPLSPLLFIICADALSRALRQAVSLHELEVYRPVEGATPISHMLFADDCLLLARSNRQAAGVISRILQDYCAVSGQCINFSKSAICFSPKTTLAVKNSILEILGVGEQEGTLRYLGIPLSGRRLRSRDCSSLELSIRHRLEGWQMHTLSMMGRITLVRSVLSLIPTLSMMGRITLVRSVLSLIPTLSMMGRIMVRSVLSLIPTYFLSNSFIPVVVLRTLEQLFRNFIWGRSRGRGGIYLLAWEVVCQPTRLGGLGLQSLVVRREALAARHVARFMLEPDSMWSSLMRAKYGLLLPGTRAGSHHSPVWREMCARAMLVLPEIRWAIGEGRSINVLEDCWVTELPISCLPTMVDSARLSGYRVCDLLDLVGGQWRAGLIREVLGEQLAELVLALSVPAREEPDRLVWMPSGQTRVRARDLHVLCSREPARQIEGGWIWRMRVHPRVALFIWKVAWGCLPTRSMLARRGVRVTQFCQVCMEIEETIDHAPLQCPRAREIWSSSPAPLPQVMESTQDLIHLLRVSMRSPRFWEEGILRAYLAYHIWLDRNAGIFEGRRLSPRMVADRAVAQAREATAVTTLFSTEMARDIWGTLSAVVARKFAYVSWAGSSRGSAHAGDYCCRSRASGCMGGVVIYEEVPQS